In Gordonia iterans, the following proteins share a genomic window:
- a CDS encoding alpha/beta fold hydrolase: protein MADLHTHLFGPEGAPAVLAIHGLTGHGKRWGVLAENHLPELRVVAPDLLGHGHSPAAPPWRIADHATATAAAVEAHVPADRRPVVVVAHSFGSTVALELAHTRPDLVRALVLLDPAQGLPPERALELAQGAMAHRGYPDAQAAGEAKRAEGWGEVPDDVLARELDDHLVHNGDGVDWRVCLPAAITAWSEMARPAVLPPEGVPTHIVVAERVQPPFVTPDFLARCADERGDSVTVHHVDTEHMVPFLAPEKVAELVSAVV from the coding sequence ATCGCCGACCTGCACACCCACCTGTTCGGGCCCGAGGGTGCGCCGGCCGTCCTCGCCATCCACGGCCTCACCGGTCACGGCAAGCGGTGGGGCGTGCTGGCCGAGAACCACCTTCCCGAACTGCGCGTCGTCGCACCGGACCTGCTCGGCCACGGTCACTCGCCCGCCGCACCGCCGTGGCGGATCGCCGATCATGCGACGGCGACGGCCGCCGCCGTCGAGGCGCACGTGCCGGCCGACCGGCGGCCGGTGGTCGTCGTGGCGCATTCCTTCGGCAGCACCGTCGCGCTGGAGCTGGCGCACACCCGGCCCGATCTCGTCCGCGCACTGGTCCTGCTCGATCCCGCCCAGGGGCTGCCGCCCGAACGCGCGCTCGAGTTGGCGCAGGGTGCCATGGCCCATCGCGGGTACCCGGATGCGCAGGCGGCCGGGGAGGCCAAGCGTGCCGAGGGCTGGGGTGAGGTTCCCGACGACGTGCTCGCCCGGGAGCTCGACGACCACCTGGTGCACAACGGCGACGGCGTGGACTGGCGGGTGTGTCTGCCCGCGGCGATCACCGCGTGGAGCGAGATGGCCCGACCTGCCGTGCTGCCGCCGGAGGGCGTGCCGACCCACATCGTGGTCGCCGAGCGTGTGCAACCGCCGTTCGTGACGCCGGACTTCCTGGCGCGGTGTGCCGACGAGCGGGGCGACTCGGTGACCGTCCACCACGTCGACACCGAGCACATGGTCCCGTTCCTCGCCCCGGAGAAGGTCGCCGAATTGGTCAGCGCGGTCGTCTGA
- a CDS encoding MGMT family protein, which translates to MANKITEQQVELVRALIRAIPPGQVVTYGDLAEAAGLTNPRQVGWILRTDGADLPWQRVVPASGRPTIPKAQHQLELLRAEGVPIADGRIELRRCRAELPGADLPGDHLP; encoded by the coding sequence ATGGCGAACAAGATCACCGAACAGCAGGTGGAACTGGTGCGCGCGCTGATCAGGGCGATTCCGCCCGGCCAGGTCGTCACCTACGGTGACCTCGCCGAGGCGGCCGGTCTCACCAATCCGCGACAGGTCGGCTGGATCCTCCGCACCGACGGCGCCGACCTCCCCTGGCAGCGCGTGGTCCCCGCCTCCGGGCGGCCGACCATCCCGAAAGCACAGCACCAGCTGGAGTTGCTCCGCGCGGAAGGCGTTCCGATCGCCGACGGCCGGATCGAGCTGCGTCGCTGCCGCGCCGAGTTGCCCGGCGCCGATCTGCCCGGCGACCATCTGCCGTAG
- a CDS encoding TIGR02569 family protein has product MTTFAEPPQQVLTTFGLTAHPPIAMEGSGVVGWRVGEVVLSLVPDHARAAWSATARENLYVEGMRIARPLRASDGRYVVSGWRADTYVAGSPEPRHDEVLAVADRLHEALAKLERPRFLLQPPAAPWGDVDVFNAADRAAWEDVPLRSARAAGMAEPTSEDGQQSLAALRTLAGLRRPVKTTPQVVHGDLFGTVLFAGAAAPAITDIVPYYRPAAWASAVVVVDALAWGGADEDLIERWSHLEEWPQMLLRATMFRLGVHALHPRSTAGALPGLMRVVDQVRLLV; this is encoded by the coding sequence GTGACCACGTTCGCCGAGCCGCCGCAGCAGGTGCTGACGACTTTCGGGCTGACCGCGCATCCGCCGATCGCCATGGAGGGCAGCGGCGTGGTCGGATGGCGTGTTGGCGAGGTGGTGCTTTCCCTGGTGCCCGATCACGCGCGAGCCGCCTGGTCGGCCACCGCGCGGGAGAACCTGTACGTGGAGGGCATGCGGATCGCCCGGCCGCTGCGGGCCAGCGACGGCCGGTACGTGGTCTCGGGCTGGCGGGCAGACACGTACGTGGCGGGCAGCCCCGAACCCCGGCACGACGAGGTGCTCGCCGTCGCGGACCGCCTGCACGAGGCACTGGCCAAGCTGGAACGGCCCCGGTTTCTGCTGCAACCGCCGGCCGCGCCGTGGGGCGACGTGGACGTGTTCAACGCCGCGGACCGGGCCGCGTGGGAGGACGTGCCGCTGCGGTCCGCGCGCGCCGCGGGCATGGCCGAGCCGACCAGTGAGGACGGTCAGCAGTCGCTGGCCGCGCTGCGGACGCTGGCCGGGCTCCGCCGTCCGGTCAAGACCACACCGCAGGTGGTGCACGGCGACCTCTTCGGCACCGTGCTCTTCGCGGGCGCCGCCGCCCCGGCGATCACCGACATCGTGCCCTACTACCGGCCCGCGGCGTGGGCGTCGGCCGTCGTCGTCGTCGATGCCCTCGCGTGGGGCGGCGCCGACGAAGATCTGATCGAGCGCTGGTCGCATCTGGAGGAGTGGCCGCAGATGCTGTTGCGCGCCACCATGTTCCGCCTCGGCGTGCACGCCCTGCATCCGCGGTCCACGGCCGGCGCCCTGCCCGGCCTGATGCGCGTCGTCGATCAGGTGCGTCTGCTGGTCTGA
- the moeZ gene encoding adenylyltransferase/sulfurtransferase MoeZ — MSSLPALVEPGPELSRAQIARYSRHLIIPDVGPTGQRRLRNARVLVMGAGGLGSPVLLYLAAAGVGTLGIVDFDVVDESNLQRQVIHGVADVGRHKTASAADSIAAIDPTCRVEIHDVALTADNAVELFSRYDLIVDGTDNFATRYLVNDAAALVHKPYVWGSIFRFSGQVSVFWEDAPDGLGLNYRDLYPQAPPPGLVPSCAEGGVLGVLCASIGSIMGTEAIKLICGIGEPLLGRLLIYDALDMTWRTVSFGRDPGRVPITGLIDYEEFCGVNDDAVLAAARRAAVTPGQLAALLDASEPPVLIDVREPVEWEIVHLDGARLVPKGGIVSGSALADVPHDEDVVLYCKTGVRSAEALVALQKAGLERVRHLHGGIAAWAREIDPQLPMY; from the coding sequence GTGAGTTCCCTTCCCGCCCTTGTCGAACCGGGACCCGAGCTGTCCCGGGCACAGATCGCGCGCTACAGCAGGCACCTGATCATCCCGGACGTGGGCCCGACCGGTCAGCGCCGGCTGCGCAACGCCCGCGTGCTGGTGATGGGAGCGGGCGGACTCGGTTCGCCGGTGCTGCTCTATCTGGCGGCCGCCGGAGTGGGCACGCTCGGGATCGTGGACTTCGACGTCGTCGACGAATCGAACCTGCAGCGACAGGTGATCCACGGCGTCGCCGACGTCGGTCGGCACAAGACGGCATCGGCGGCCGACTCGATCGCCGCGATCGATCCGACCTGCCGGGTGGAGATCCACGACGTCGCCCTGACCGCCGACAACGCCGTCGAGCTGTTCAGTCGGTACGACCTGATCGTGGACGGCACCGACAACTTCGCCACCCGCTACCTGGTGAACGACGCCGCCGCGCTGGTGCACAAGCCCTACGTCTGGGGTTCGATCTTCCGGTTCTCCGGGCAGGTCTCGGTGTTCTGGGAGGATGCGCCGGACGGTCTCGGCCTGAACTACCGGGACCTGTATCCGCAGGCGCCGCCGCCGGGACTGGTGCCGTCGTGCGCCGAGGGCGGCGTGCTCGGGGTGCTGTGCGCGTCGATCGGGTCGATCATGGGCACCGAGGCGATCAAGCTGATCTGTGGGATCGGTGAGCCGCTGCTGGGGCGGCTGCTGATCTACGACGCCCTCGACATGACCTGGCGCACCGTGAGTTTCGGCCGCGATCCCGGTCGCGTGCCGATCACCGGGCTGATCGACTACGAGGAGTTCTGCGGTGTGAACGACGACGCGGTGCTCGCCGCCGCCCGCCGGGCGGCCGTGACGCCCGGGCAGCTCGCCGCCCTGCTCGACGCGTCCGAACCACCCGTCCTGATCGACGTGCGGGAGCCGGTGGAGTGGGAGATCGTGCACCTCGACGGTGCGCGGCTGGTGCCCAAAGGGGGAATCGTCTCCGGCTCTGCGCTGGCCGACGTCCCGCACGACGAAGACGTGGTGCTCTACTGCAAGACCGGCGTCCGGTCCGCCGAGGCGCTGGTGGCGCTGCAGAAGGCGGGGCTCGAGCGGGTGCGGCACCTGCACGGCGGCATCGCGGCGTGGGCGCGGGAGATCGATCCCCAGCTGCCGATGTACTGA
- a CDS encoding DUF3152 domain-containing protein, which translates to MTGTPQPGPPRPRRPRPDQPLRARWDPIVDRDQPRGERQRGAIGSFVHTYGWRAYAIGVLAILTIALLVVTVVDDGGAASETPVATDRAARNTDITKETTPIGAPTSQIADAALPAGALPPGGPFTQKGERVFRVVPGTTDKVGAGSEVYTYTVEIEEGLVAQNYGGARSFGKFVDATLANPKSWIGDGKVAFRRIDKGEPDLRISLTSTDTSRELCGYQIKLEASCFYPPDGRVVLNEARWIRGAVAFQGDDLTYRQYLVNHEVGHGIGYESHRPCEQDGALAPVMMQQTFGVANSEIMALDPGMKANRSFTCRPNAWPYPDK; encoded by the coding sequence GTGACCGGTACACCACAGCCTGGGCCGCCGCGGCCCCGGCGCCCGCGGCCAGACCAGCCGCTGCGCGCCCGCTGGGACCCGATCGTCGACCGTGACCAGCCCCGGGGCGAGCGTCAGCGGGGTGCGATCGGGAGCTTTGTGCACACCTACGGGTGGCGCGCCTACGCGATCGGCGTGCTGGCGATCCTGACGATCGCCCTGCTGGTCGTCACGGTCGTCGACGACGGCGGTGCGGCTTCGGAGACCCCCGTCGCCACCGATCGGGCCGCCCGCAACACCGACATCACCAAGGAGACCACGCCGATCGGCGCGCCCACGAGTCAGATCGCCGACGCCGCACTGCCGGCCGGGGCGCTGCCCCCGGGCGGACCGTTCACCCAGAAGGGCGAACGCGTCTTCCGCGTGGTGCCCGGCACCACCGACAAGGTCGGCGCCGGCAGTGAGGTGTACACCTACACCGTCGAGATCGAAGAGGGGCTCGTCGCGCAGAACTACGGCGGGGCGCGGTCGTTCGGCAAGTTCGTCGACGCCACCCTCGCCAATCCGAAGAGCTGGATCGGCGACGGCAAGGTGGCGTTCCGCCGCATCGACAAGGGCGAGCCGGACCTGCGGATCTCGCTGACCTCGACGGACACCTCGCGCGAACTGTGCGGCTACCAGATCAAGCTGGAGGCGTCGTGCTTCTATCCGCCGGACGGCCGGGTGGTGCTCAACGAGGCCCGCTGGATCCGCGGCGCGGTCGCCTTCCAGGGTGACGACCTGACCTACCGCCAGTACCTCGTCAACCACGAGGTGGGGCACGGCATCGGCTACGAGAGCCACCGCCCGTGCGAGCAGGACGGCGCGCTGGCGCCGGTCATGATGCAGCAGACCTTCGGCGTGGCCAACAGCGAGATCATGGCGCTCGATCCGGGCATGAAGGCCAACCGGAGCTTCACTTGTCGCCCCAACGCCTGGCCGTATCCGGACAAGTGA
- a CDS encoding TetR/AcrR family transcriptional regulator: MPTADPATPTGADLSSNGRTNTRLPRSARRRQLLDAASEIFVERGYHSAGMDEIAAAAGVSKPVLYQHFPSKLDLYIAVVDSHAEKLVSDVNRALLTTTDNHQRVRAAVGAFFDFIDEDNSGYRLIFSSDAKDPAVIRRVEGATEACVDAVYGLVMTDSGLDPYRSRMLAAGLVGASQVNARYWLEANRPIEKAEAVEITVNLLWSGLSGVPRID, from the coding sequence ATGCCGACCGCCGATCCCGCAACCCCCACCGGTGCCGATCTCTCGTCCAACGGCCGCACCAACACGCGCCTGCCACGCAGCGCGCGTCGTCGCCAACTCCTCGATGCGGCCAGCGAGATCTTCGTCGAACGCGGGTATCACTCGGCGGGAATGGACGAGATCGCCGCGGCCGCCGGCGTGAGCAAGCCCGTTCTGTACCAGCACTTCCCGTCCAAACTGGATCTCTACATCGCGGTGGTCGACAGCCATGCCGAGAAGCTGGTGTCCGACGTCAACCGGGCCCTGCTGACCACCACCGACAACCACCAGCGCGTCCGCGCCGCGGTGGGCGCCTTCTTCGACTTCATCGACGAGGACAACTCCGGCTATCGGCTGATCTTCTCCTCCGATGCGAAGGACCCGGCGGTGATCCGCCGGGTCGAGGGCGCCACCGAGGCCTGCGTCGACGCCGTCTACGGCCTGGTGATGACCGACTCCGGACTGGACCCTTACCGTTCGCGCATGCTCGCCGCCGGCCTGGTCGGCGCGAGCCAGGTCAACGCGCGCTACTGGCTCGAGGCGAATCGGCCGATCGAGAAGGCCGAGGCCGTCGAGATCACCGTCAACCTGTTGTGGTCGGGCCTGTCCGGCGTGCCCCGCATCGACTGA
- a CDS encoding DUF3107 domain-containing protein: protein MSVEVKIGIENTARELSLTSKDDADAIHKAVADALANGAGVVELTDEKGHRILVPAAKIAYVEVGTAESRRVGFGAA from the coding sequence ATGAGCGTTGAGGTCAAGATCGGTATCGAAAACACCGCCCGCGAGTTGTCGCTGACGTCCAAGGACGACGCCGACGCGATCCACAAAGCGGTCGCGGATGCCCTCGCCAACGGGGCGGGCGTCGTCGAACTCACCGACGAGAAGGGGCACCGGATCCTGGTGCCGGCGGCGAAGATCGCGTACGTGGAGGTGGGCACGGCGGAGAGCCGCCGCGTCGGCTTCGGCGCCGCCTGA
- a CDS encoding ferritin-like fold-containing protein, which produces MANDSAAPENPAVTKLYEIFLAGEYAAVRRLIDESAMAPTTRDRVAVMGLMAAEIEHFQVLAAQVEGAGGSAERAIDQHVSVFDKYHRVTEPSDWAEVLVKLYIGDGMVADFFAEMVEVLPDGVREVFREVLATTSPSDWARDEVRAAVAADPAIAAPLALWGRRLLGEAITHMQWVLAEDEDVTDLLFDRSGALAGAAAFFDSMAERHAQRMADMSLA; this is translated from the coding sequence ATGGCGAACGATTCCGCAGCCCCGGAAAACCCCGCAGTGACCAAGCTCTACGAGATATTCCTGGCCGGTGAGTATGCCGCCGTCCGGCGCCTGATCGACGAGTCGGCGATGGCGCCGACCACCCGGGACCGCGTCGCCGTGATGGGCCTGATGGCCGCTGAGATCGAGCACTTCCAGGTGCTCGCCGCGCAGGTCGAGGGCGCCGGCGGCAGCGCCGAGCGGGCCATCGACCAGCACGTGTCGGTGTTCGACAAGTACCACCGGGTCACCGAGCCGTCCGACTGGGCCGAGGTGCTGGTGAAGCTGTACATCGGTGACGGGATGGTGGCCGACTTCTTCGCCGAGATGGTGGAGGTGCTGCCCGACGGCGTGCGCGAGGTGTTCCGCGAGGTGCTGGCGACGACGAGTCCGTCGGACTGGGCGCGCGACGAGGTGCGGGCCGCGGTGGCCGCCGATCCGGCGATCGCCGCACCGCTCGCGCTGTGGGGACGCCGGCTGCTCGGCGAAGCGATCACCCACATGCAGTGGGTCCTGGCCGAGGACGAGGACGTGACCGACCTGCTGTTCGACCGCTCGGGCGCGCTGGCCGGCGCGGCGGCGTTCTTCGACAGCATGGCCGAGCGGCACGCGCAGCGGATGGCCGACATGTCCCTGGCCTGA
- a CDS encoding DEAD/DEAH box helicase yields MTTETAVANDDVLTTIVEEDHQAPTFAELGVDDAIVAALTADGKTHTFAIQELTLPLALGGSDLIGQARTGMGKTYGFGIPLLHRLVHAQEVGLRGLDGTPRALVIVPTRELCIQVFEDLQVAAKGVRITPAAPGAERAGGDSAAPGAERNLKLTAIYGGRPYDSQIAELQSGVDVVVGTPGRLLDLAQQGHLVLGKVQILVLDEADEMLDLGFLPDIERIMNALPTPRQTMLFSATMPGPIVTLARTFLTQPTHIRAEQANDSAVHERTTQYVYRAHALDKAELVARILQAEGRGATMIFTRTKRTAQKVADDLAERGFSVGAVHGDLGQVAREKALGKFRDGTVDVLVATDVAARGIDIDDVTHVINYQCPEDDKTYVHRIGRTGRAGRTGIAITFVDWDELHRWELIDKALGLGKPEPVETYSTSAHLAEELGVPSEATGRVGKPTGTRSSSREPGDRVERRERPARTERPKRRRTRGGKTTDGAAAPAAETEPATTGRTAAGDGPASEGDGSTRPRRRRRRRSGSKATGAGSNASGPTDTGAAAAAPAAD; encoded by the coding sequence ATGACCACCGAGACCGCCGTCGCGAACGACGACGTCCTGACCACCATCGTCGAAGAGGACCATCAGGCCCCGACCTTCGCCGAGCTCGGCGTGGACGACGCCATCGTCGCCGCACTCACCGCCGACGGCAAGACGCACACCTTCGCCATCCAGGAACTGACCCTCCCGCTCGCCCTCGGCGGCAGCGACCTGATCGGCCAGGCCCGCACCGGCATGGGCAAGACCTACGGCTTCGGCATCCCGCTGCTGCACCGCCTGGTGCACGCGCAGGAGGTCGGGCTGCGGGGGCTCGACGGCACGCCGCGCGCGCTGGTGATCGTGCCGACCCGCGAGCTGTGCATCCAGGTCTTCGAGGACCTCCAGGTCGCCGCGAAGGGCGTCCGGATCACCCCGGCCGCGCCGGGAGCGGAGCGAGCGGGCGGAGACAGTGCCGCGCCGGGAGCGGAGCGCAACCTGAAGCTGACCGCCATCTACGGCGGCCGCCCCTACGATTCGCAGATCGCCGAGCTGCAGTCCGGTGTGGACGTCGTCGTCGGCACCCCGGGCCGCCTGCTCGATCTGGCTCAGCAGGGTCATCTGGTGTTGGGCAAGGTCCAGATCCTGGTGCTCGACGAGGCCGACGAGATGCTCGACCTGGGCTTCCTCCCGGACATCGAGCGGATCATGAACGCGCTGCCCACCCCGCGGCAGACCATGCTCTTCTCGGCGACCATGCCGGGCCCGATCGTCACCCTGGCGCGCACCTTCCTGACTCAGCCGACGCACATCCGCGCCGAGCAGGCCAACGACTCGGCCGTGCACGAGCGCACCACGCAGTACGTCTACCGCGCCCACGCCCTGGACAAGGCCGAACTGGTGGCCCGGATCCTGCAGGCGGAGGGCCGCGGCGCGACGATGATCTTCACTCGCACCAAGCGCACCGCCCAGAAGGTAGCCGACGATCTCGCCGAGCGCGGCTTCTCTGTCGGCGCGGTGCACGGCGACCTCGGCCAGGTGGCCCGCGAGAAGGCGCTCGGCAAGTTCCGCGACGGCACCGTGGACGTGCTGGTGGCCACCGACGTCGCCGCCCGCGGCATCGACATCGACGACGTCACTCACGTCATCAACTACCAGTGCCCGGAGGACGACAAGACCTACGTGCACCGCATCGGCCGCACCGGCCGTGCGGGCCGCACCGGCATCGCCATCACGTTTGTGGACTGGGACGAGCTGCACCGCTGGGAGCTGATCGACAAGGCACTCGGACTGGGCAAGCCCGAGCCGGTCGAGACCTACTCCACCTCCGCGCATCTCGCTGAAGAGCTGGGTGTGCCGTCCGAGGCGACCGGCCGTGTCGGCAAGCCGACCGGCACCCGGTCGTCGAGTCGCGAGCCCGGCGACCGCGTGGAGCGACGCGAACGCCCGGCGCGCACCGAGCGTCCGAAGCGGCGTCGTACCCGCGGCGGCAAGACGACCGACGGTGCCGCGGCACCGGCTGCTGAGACCGAGCCGGCGACGACCGGCCGGACCGCGGCCGGCGACGGGCCCGCGTCCGAGGGCGACGGCTCGACCCGCCCGCGGCGGCGCCGTCGTCGTCGTTCCGGCAGCAAGGCGACCGGCGCCGGGAGCAACGCGAGCGGGCCGACTGATACCGGCGCGGCTGCCGCGGCACCGGCCGCCGACTGA
- a CDS encoding Rv3212 family protein produces MARIAPERRTRLDLVVTAVIVVVVVVVALVVWLGSPARNTELSTASSEPESPLLTESLPERFVELWRAPSPVTRVPSIGRATVVTGDGGTVSGRDPETGEVLWHYRRGLPLCAAVAAWPGGENATLAVYRTSRGCSDVTALDSNTGARRGNRTSDADAEVTVSYDRTFALTAGDTRLETWGTNLVRGIEYGRVDAPVNPEVSPDRRSCRLHSALSGGDRVAVIERCARDSGYRLSILSSTLDSDEKIREWGSALITETAHGAPPVVVSVTSDTVTVYDGGADSGADRPEPVMRMFGADALQRAARTVSGDVTPPPGGEPITGNGLVTYWTGASTVVLDAGTGEPTVQIAGTIGPGEVATGLLVPVAGAISVRDPADGHELRRIPVDRGGYTGPVALRVLGPYVIEQRGGEIVVLGPPPVS; encoded by the coding sequence TTGGCCCGCATCGCGCCCGAGCGCCGTACCCGCCTCGACCTGGTGGTCACGGCGGTGATCGTCGTGGTCGTGGTCGTCGTCGCGCTGGTCGTCTGGCTCGGCAGTCCGGCCCGCAACACCGAGCTCTCCACGGCGTCGTCCGAGCCGGAGAGCCCGCTGCTCACCGAGAGTCTGCCTGAGCGCTTCGTCGAACTCTGGCGGGCACCGTCGCCGGTGACCCGCGTGCCCTCGATCGGCCGCGCGACCGTGGTCACCGGGGACGGCGGCACGGTGAGCGGCCGAGATCCCGAGACCGGCGAGGTGCTCTGGCACTACCGGCGGGGCTTGCCCCTGTGCGCGGCCGTCGCGGCGTGGCCGGGCGGCGAGAACGCCACGCTGGCGGTGTACCGGACCAGCCGTGGTTGCAGCGACGTCACGGCGCTGGACTCGAACACCGGCGCCCGCCGGGGCAATCGGACCAGTGATGCCGATGCCGAGGTCACCGTCAGTTACGACCGCACCTTCGCGCTGACCGCCGGCGACACCCGGCTGGAGACCTGGGGCACCAATCTGGTGCGCGGCATCGAGTACGGCCGCGTCGATGCTCCGGTGAACCCCGAGGTGAGCCCGGATCGCCGCAGTTGCCGCCTGCACTCGGCGCTTTCCGGCGGCGACCGCGTCGCGGTGATCGAGCGGTGCGCGCGCGACAGCGGATACCGGCTCAGCATCCTCTCGTCCACGCTCGACAGCGACGAGAAGATCCGGGAGTGGGGTTCGGCGCTGATCACCGAGACCGCACACGGGGCTCCCCCGGTCGTCGTCTCGGTGACCAGCGACACCGTCACCGTGTACGACGGCGGGGCCGATTCCGGAGCCGATCGCCCCGAGCCCGTCATGCGCATGTTCGGCGCCGACGCCCTGCAGCGTGCGGCGCGGACGGTCAGCGGCGACGTGACTCCGCCCCCGGGCGGCGAACCGATCACCGGTAACGGGCTGGTGACCTATTGGACCGGGGCGTCGACGGTGGTGCTCGACGCGGGCACCGGCGAACCGACCGTGCAGATCGCCGGCACCATCGGCCCCGGCGAGGTCGCGACCGGGCTTCTGGTGCCGGTGGCCGGCGCGATCAGCGTGCGCGACCCGGCCGACGGTCACGAGCTGCGCCGCATCCCGGTCGATCGCGGCGGCTATACGGGTCCGGTCGCGCTGCGCGTGCTGGGACCGTACGTGATCGAGCAGCGGGGTGGGGAGATCGTCGTGCTCGGTCCGCCGCCGGTCAGCTGA
- a CDS encoding ParA family protein — translation MTRTLAIANQKGGVAKTTSAASIGAALADLDVRVLVVDLDPQGCLTFSLGHDPDALTKSVHDVLLGAEDIADVLLDTDDAVTLLPATIDLAGAEALLLMRPGREYALKRALAEVAQDFDVILVDCPPSLGVLTLNGLTAADEVVVPLQCETLAHRGLGQLLRTVTEVQQITNPELKTLGAVATLFDARTTHSRDVLSDVADRYQLPVLDPPIPRTVRFAEASASGASVMRGRKNKGATAYRELATNLWDYWNGKPLKTFELAVS, via the coding sequence ATGACGCGCACGCTCGCCATCGCCAACCAGAAGGGCGGGGTGGCCAAGACCACCTCGGCCGCCTCCATCGGCGCCGCTCTGGCCGACCTGGACGTCCGGGTCCTCGTCGTCGACCTCGATCCGCAGGGCTGCCTCACCTTCTCGCTCGGGCACGACCCCGACGCCCTCACCAAATCGGTGCACGACGTGCTGCTCGGCGCCGAGGACATCGCCGACGTGCTGCTGGACACCGACGACGCCGTGACGCTGCTGCCGGCGACCATCGACCTGGCCGGGGCCGAGGCCCTGCTGCTGATGCGGCCCGGCCGCGAGTACGCACTCAAGCGGGCGCTCGCCGAGGTGGCGCAGGACTTCGACGTGATCCTGGTCGACTGCCCGCCCTCGCTCGGCGTGCTCACCCTGAACGGGCTGACGGCCGCCGACGAGGTCGTGGTCCCGCTGCAGTGCGAGACGCTCGCGCACCGCGGACTGGGCCAGTTGCTGCGGACGGTCACCGAGGTCCAGCAGATCACCAATCCCGAGCTCAAGACGCTCGGTGCGGTCGCGACACTCTTCGACGCCCGCACCACCCACAGCCGGGACGTGCTGTCCGACGTCGCCGACCGGTACCAGCTTCCGGTGCTCGATCCGCCGATCCCGCGCACGGTCCGCTTCGCCGAGGCCTCGGCGTCGGGCGCGTCGGTGATGCGGGGCCGCAAGAACAAGGGCGCCACCGCCTACCGCGAGCTCGCGACCAACCTGTGGGACTACTGGAACGGCAAGCCGCTCAAGACGTTCGAGCTCGCCGTCAGCTGA
- a CDS encoding diacylglycerol/lipid kinase family protein — MRVMLVTNPFATFTTPAGRDTLANTLSARYDVDVEHTTHRGHAGELGARAAAQGYDAVVVHGGDGTVNEVVNGILGAPDRPDPADPAALPALGVIPGGSANVFARALGIDRDPIVATAQLIELLDAGSRRPISLGHTLNRWFLFNAGMGMDAIVVRRMEAKRRKGKRATAQRYFFTTISSFFSSAVTPPVFSVQVPDHEPIDGVRFGFVSNTGPWTYFGARPIETNPGTDFDHGLGVFAATSVGVLRNIVLGSKLLTGSDDPRAAHLFRDDDVEWVRFCGTEPADVQMDGDYLGKHTDLEFGCRRHVLHVAAAAAAAPPA; from the coding sequence GTGCGCGTCATGCTGGTCACCAATCCGTTTGCCACCTTCACCACCCCGGCGGGTCGGGACACCCTGGCGAACACGCTGAGCGCACGGTACGACGTCGACGTCGAACACACCACGCATCGCGGCCACGCCGGCGAGCTCGGGGCCCGCGCCGCCGCGCAGGGCTACGACGCCGTGGTGGTGCACGGCGGCGACGGCACCGTCAACGAGGTGGTCAACGGCATTCTCGGCGCACCCGATCGGCCCGATCCGGCCGACCCGGCCGCGCTGCCGGCACTGGGCGTGATCCCGGGCGGCAGCGCGAACGTCTTCGCGCGGGCACTGGGCATCGACCGCGATCCGATCGTGGCGACCGCCCAGTTGATCGAGCTCCTCGACGCCGGCAGCCGCCGCCCGATCAGCCTCGGCCACACACTGAACCGGTGGTTCCTGTTCAACGCCGGGATGGGGATGGACGCGATCGTCGTGCGGCGCATGGAGGCCAAGCGCCGCAAGGGGAAGAGGGCTACCGCCCAGCGCTACTTCTTCACCACGATCAGCTCGTTCTTCTCTTCTGCGGTCACGCCGCCGGTGTTCTCCGTGCAGGTGCCCGACCACGAGCCGATCGACGGCGTCCGCTTCGGCTTCGTGAGCAACACCGGACCGTGGACGTATTTCGGCGCACGGCCGATCGAAACCAATCCCGGCACCGACTTCGATCACGGTCTGGGGGTGTTCGCCGCCACCAGCGTCGGCGTGCTCCGCAACATCGTCCTGGGTTCCAAACTGCTGACCGGGTCTGACGATCCGCGGGCAGCGCATCTGTTCCGCGACGATGACGTCGAGTGGGTCCGCTTCTGCGGCACCGAACCCGCCGACGTGCAGATGGACGGCGATTACCTGGGTAAACACACCGATCTGGAGTTCGGTTGCCGTCGTCACGTGCTGCACGTGGCGGCCGCCGCAGCCGCCGCGCCGCCTGCCTGA
- a CDS encoding WhiB family transcriptional regulator — MDWRHKAICRDEDPELFFPVGTSGPAIAQVADAKLVCQRCPVTAECLTWALETGQDAGVWGGMSEDERRALKRRNARTRARSSV; from the coding sequence ATGGACTGGCGCCATAAGGCCATCTGCCGCGATGAGGATCCGGAGCTGTTCTTCCCGGTGGGGACCAGCGGTCCGGCCATCGCGCAGGTCGCCGACGCCAAGCTCGTCTGCCAGCGCTGCCCGGTGACCGCCGAGTGCCTGACCTGGGCGCTGGAGACCGGACAGGATGCCGGCGTCTGGGGAGGCATGAGCGAGGACGAGCGCCGCGCGCTCAAGCGCCGCAACGCCCGCACCCGGGCCCGCAGTTCCGTCTAG